A genomic segment from Vespula pensylvanica isolate Volc-1 chromosome 25, ASM1446617v1, whole genome shotgun sequence encodes:
- the LOC122637306 gene encoding WD repeat-containing protein 19 isoform X2, translating to MSSEKVLYRLDQPHGTGTVYASWRPGNSTHIATTGCDSSVAIFDRQGDLQERIQIPGLCTGFGWDADGDLLAIISQNSSTITLWDATTGKKSQMDAGVRDNLTCMMWAKRNCLLAVGTQKGNLVLYDHVNAKRMPILGKHKKRILCGAWSIEGLLALASEDKMLTINTSEGDTRREITLQGEPSDIQFSEMKMDHRIGGENTVSLIVSKTTLFLYNILDPDNPIELAFQKRYGSIVTYKWYGDGYILVGFEAGYFIAISTHIKEVGQELFQIKNHKDSLTDISLSENIGKVATCGDSTVKIHSLQNLEETEKMISVTGETGINKVEWSTDGTMIAVVTYVGNVLIYLVEIPKLTSVCGNRIALLTSLIEVTVHLYKLDKEKPEPQIINTIIEPSVLAVGPLHVAVALNNRALFWDLSTYQYDINTHFERDYLATVDSISLNETYVSVLFDGKLQLQLIKVDQTLINNGKDTKLFPESNNLNARITCHALSSEFLIYGTDMGHIIYFYLEAFNKSTEFTHNNGIKNIYLDANGTQLCFIDSKSDVYLYDPINENIIQVPECPEAIEGIIWDQNIFERSIFAIYNKNIIVTYIFIKYFVEGQKIIKVNSTKLPSEALPMLMYSGEVTLSTPSSKLIQITLASHEDVGNIVDTKKINEIFNNHIMCTRFDNAWNICDKLNDNDLWLKLGQSAVANLNIEFAIRVYRRMEDASMVWALEKIENINELNLLCGHACLLLGDYNQAEKFFLQSSEPVQALYLRRDLMQWEQALSLAQKLKSDEIPFIAREYAQQLEFIGNYPKALANYERGLLDQNSTSSSNSQDIQHKNQCLAGVARMSIRCGDSRKGVSIAMDNDSSRSLRKECAEILETMKQINEAAVLYEKAEYFDKAASAYIKLKNWHKVGQLLPQISSPKINIQYAKAKEAEGRYEEAAKAYETAKDYDNIIRINLDYLNNPARSVEIVQQTKSIEGAKRVAKYFQKINDYNSAIKFLILSNCHDEAFQLANQHGKMELYGEILINTIDDDNSRKEDFKNLAVHFESQKNSLLAGKYYFHAKDYQKALKHLLKAAQLTVDDDAALSLAIDTVASSKDDKLANHLIDFLLGADGVPKVYY from the exons ATGTCATCCGAAAAG GTACTCTATCGCTTGGACCAACCTCATGGTACCGGAACTGTTTACGCTTCCTGGCGACCTGGTAATAGTACTCATATTGCAACTACTGGTTGCGATTCATCTGTTGCAATATTTGATAGACAAGGAGACCTTCAAGAACGTATACAAATTCCTGGATTATGTACCGGCTTCGGTTGGGACGCGGATGGTGATTTACTTGCTATCATATCACAAAACTCTTCTACCATAACTTTGTGGGATGCGACCACAGGTAAAAAGTCTCAAATGGATGCGGGCGTTAGGGACAATCTAACGTGTATGATGTGGGCCAAAAGAAACTGTTTGCTAGCCGTGGGAACGCAAAAAGGGAATTTAGTACTTTACGATCACGTTAATGCCAA GCGTATGCCAATTTTGGGAAAACATAAGAAACGGATATTGTGCGGTGCGTGGTCTATAGAAGGTCTTCTTGCTTTGGCAAGCGAAGATAAAATGTTAACAATCAATACAAGCGAAGGAGACACTCGCAGGGAGATAACTTTGCAAGGCGAACCATCTGACATACAATTCAGCGAAATGAAAATGGATCATCGTATAGGCGGAGAAAATACG gTATCTCTTATCGTCAGTAAAACTACAttgtttctatataatattttggatCCAGATAATCCAATTGAATTAGCCTTTCAAAAACGTTATGGCTCGATCGTTACCTACAAATG GTACGGAGATGGATATATATTGGTAGGTTTTGAAGCTGGATATTTCATTGCCATATCGACTCATATAAAAGAAGTTGGTcaagaattatttcaaataaaaaatcacaAAGATTCCTTAACAGATATTTCATTGAGCGAAAATATAGGGAAAGTAGCTACTTGTGGAGACAGTACCGTCAAAATACATAGTTTACAAAATTTAgaggaaacagaaaagatGATCTCTGTGACTGGAGAAACTGGTATTAATAAAGTTGAATGGTCGACGGATGGTACGATGATAGCAGTAGTAACTTATGTCGGAAacgttcttatttatttagttgAAATTCCAAAATTAACTAGCGTTTGTGGTAACAGAATAGCATTGTTAACAAGCTTAATTGAAGTTACCGTTCACCTTTACAAATTAgataag gaAAAACCAGAAccacaaataattaatactataATAGAACCATCTGTGTTAGCTGTAGGCCCACTTCACGTAGCTGTAGCATTAAACAATAGAGCTCTCTTTTGGGACTTATCTACGTATCAATATGACATTAATACACATTTTGAACGTGATTATTTAGCAACTGTCGATAGTATATCTTTAAACGAAACATATGTTTCTGTTTTATTCGATGGaaaattacaattacaattg atCAAAGTAGATCAAACGTTAATAAACAATGGGAAAGATACGAAATTATTTCCAGAgtcaaataatttaaatgcaaGAATAACGTGCCATGCATTGTCATcagaatttctaatttatgGAACagat ATGGgccatattatatatttttatttagaggCATTTAATAAATCGACAGAATTTACACATAATAatggtattaaaaatatatatttagatgcAAATGGGACACAATTATGTTTCATCGATAGTAAATCAgatgtttatttatatgatccgattaatgaaaatatcattCAAGTGCCTGAATGTCCAGAAGCCATAGAAGGTATTATATGGGACCAAAATATCTTCGAACGTTCGATATTTgcgatatataataagaatattattgttacatatatttttatcaaatacttTGTCGAAG GTCAAAAGATCATCAAAGTAAATTCAACAAAATTGCCATCAGAAGCATTACCTATGTTAATGTATTCTGGAGAAGTAACGTTAAGCACACCGAGTAGCAAATTAATACAGATAACATTAGCTTCGCACGAAGATGTAGGAAATATAGTAGATACTAAAaagatcaatgaaatattcaacaaTCATATCATGTGTACCAG attcgACAATGCTTGGAATATTtgtgataaattaaatgacaATGATCTATGGTTGAAACTGGGTCAAAGTGCAGTGgcaaatttaaatatcgaatttg CAATTCGAGTTTATCGACGTATGGAAGATGCTTCAATGGTTTGGgcattagaaaaaatagaaaatataaacgaactGAATTTATTATGCGGACACGCATGTTTGTTACTTGGAGATTATAATCAAgctgaaaaattttttttacaatcatCCGAACCTGTACAAGCTTTATATTTACGAAGAGATTTGATGCAATGGGAACAAGCTCTTAGTTTGGCACAGAAATTAAAATCTGATGAAATACCATTCATCGCTAGAGAATATGCTCAACAATTAGAATTTAT AGGAAATTATCCAAAAGCATTGGCTAATTACGAACGAGGTTTACTCGATCAAAATTCGACATCTAGTTCTAATTCACAAGATATTCAACATAAAAATCAATGTTTGGCTGGTGTCGCAAGAATGTCTATAAGATGCGGAGACAGTAGAAAAGGTGTGAGTATCGCCATGGATAATGACAGCTCCAGATCGTTAAGGAAAGAATGTGCAGAAATTTTGGAGACTATGAAG CAAATCAACGAAGCTGCTGTATTGTATGAGAAAGcagaatattttgataaagcTGCTTCGgcatatatcaaattaaagaATTGGCATAAAGTAGGACAACTATTGCCACAAATATCTTCacctaaaataaatatacaatacgCTAAAGCTAAAGAAGCAGAAGGAAGATACGAGGAAGCTGCAAAGGCGTACGAAACTGCTAAAGATTATGACAATATAATAAGAATCAATCTTGATTATTTGAACAATCCtg CTCGAAGCGTAGAGATTGTACAACAAACTAAGAGTATAGAAGGAGCTAAGAGGGTAGctaaatatttccaaaaaataaacgattataattCAGCTATCAAATTCTTAATTCTTTCTAATTGTCATGACGAAGCCTTCCAACTTGCCAATCAGCATGGTAAAATGGAATTATATggtgaaattttaataaatactattGACGATGATAATAGTAGGAAGGAAGATTTTAAGAATCTCGCTGTACACTTTGAAT